Proteins from a single region of Ziziphus jujuba cultivar Dongzao chromosome 1, ASM3175591v1:
- the LOC107427551 gene encoding uncharacterized protein LOC107427551 has product MAGILPGVEYARRRHVGSSTNGCIRKSSFCLYATQHSSSSTSLLKKKKSTMKQACQDDDQKLGIEAREAKERLDQKLGTHCKRGGLRSYGEERCNMVNQSRELHTEVYCSKKDGSSSKFMSWAKLSWKASGQDEFCAVCLERFRGGETLVHLSCAHRLHSECLLPWLENNEQCPCCRLGIITLLH; this is encoded by the exons ATGGCTGGAATACTTCCTGGTGTTGAATATGCTCGAAGAAGACATGTCGGCTCATCCACAAATGGCTGCATTAGGAaatcttctttttgtttgtatGCAACCCAACATTCATCATCTTCCACATCTTTACTG aagaagaaaaaaagcacAATGAAACAAGCATGCCAAGACGATGATCAAAAGCTAGGAATAGAAGCAAGAGAAGCCAAAGAGAGATTGGATCAAAAGCTGGGAACTCACTGTAAAAG AGGAGGATTAAGGTCTTATGGGGAAGAAAGATGCAACATGGTTAATCAGAGTAGGGAGTTGCATACAGAAGTTTATTGTTCAAAGAAAGATGGATCGTCAAGCAAATTCATGAGCTGGGCTAAATTGAGCTGGAAGGCTTCGGGGCAGGACGAGTTCTGTGCTGTTTGCCTTGAAAGGTTCAGGGGTGGTGAGACATTGGTGCACCTTTCCTGTGCACATCGCTTGCATTCTGAGTGTCTGCTTCCATGGCTTGAAAACAATGAACAATGCCCTTGTTGCAGACTTGGAATTATTACCCTTTTGCActaa
- the LOC107427520 gene encoding uncharacterized protein LOC107427520: protein MPKEKRLSSKYKKPKNQDPEFAQKIQITALPTHKNILSLLNSFSNSNPEAKNSKMVYSYTPAYYSTLHDSITSLCKTILPFSFKKRRLPAADHKLSKLQSENLKWQQDSFHQMLNLIGLHREGILAETEVAAFRSHLLETLIVSRPEQEQPVILRDKLLFLQELLYAKCISADEYHSSKRPLLQQLAVQGVEIEARDVIVGALPPKDPRENGEEEWSVIDLKDEQCLLSKENSNSKNKSKQSSAMKQIKGAASVFGFASPYKPGKIREERSIFDMEETAFPSSTSSKHEFGNFGENPLRNSHSRGKESETRSILMPESLPQEPLKDSSGTKKAKGKPFRTLFQRGQREGRGDGGGGGHGNNCEETAMKSARKQWGFDGFMKWNKEDSEDETAPLPLNERSDSEAYSRPSHLVVSPLGEGPDTKRIKRKLHKDGSPSDFFIDKVLGDKIKKELSRIQTELCTTNPNLKFSNDQLEAISTKLPVDRAELKNFFPKSWCDRYGDVVLDVVKKEFKDHVGEMENLRNAAREKQSSNSMRWTTFNDDDENCHPNLFATNQDYSSFPKSNATLYDGNRLRYEQDQNPFWSPGHGSSILG from the exons ATGCCCAAAGAAAAAAGGCTTTCCTCCAAATACAAAAAGCCCAAAAATCAAGATCCTGAATTCGCCCAAAAGATTCAAATAACAGCTTTACCAACTCACAAAAACATTCTTTCTCTGCTAAACTCCTTCAGCAATTCAAACCCAGAAGCGAAGAATTCAAAGATGGTATATTCCTACACACCCGCATACTACTCCACACTCCACGACTCCATCACCTCTCTGTGCAAGACCATCCTCCCTTTCAGCTTCAAGAAGCGGAGATTGCCGGCAGCCGATCACAAGCTTTCGAAGCTGCAGTCGGAGAATCTCAAATGGCAGCAAGATTCTTTCCACCAGATGCTGAACTTGATTGGTCTTCACAGAGAAGGGATTCTGGCTGAAACCGAGGTTGCGGCTTTTAGATCTCATTTGCTTGAGACCCTTATAGTTTCGCGGCCCGAACAAGAGCAACCGGTTATACTGAGAGATAAATTACTGTTCTTGCAG gaaCTCTTGTATGCAAAATGCATTTCTGCAGACGAATACCACTCTTCAAAGAGGCCATTGCTTCAACAATTGGCAGTTCAAGGAGTTGAAATTGAGGCAAGAGATGTAATTGTTGGAGCGTTGCCGCCGAAAGATCCGAGAGAGAACGGAGAAGAGGAATGGTCTGTAATCGACTTAAAGGATGAACAATGCTTGCTGAGCAAAGAGAACTCGAATTCAAAGAACAAATCGAAGCAAAGCTCGGCAATGAAGCAGATCAAAGGAGCCGCCTCGGTTTTCGGCTTTGCGTCACCATACAAGCCTGGGAAAATCAGAGAAGAAAGGAGCATCTTCGACATGGAAGAAACGGCTTTCCCTTCCTCTACCTCCTCTAAGCATGAGTTTGGAAATTTCGGAGAAAACCCACTTCGGAATAGCCATTCGAGGGGTAAAGAAAGTGAAACCCGATCTATCCTCATGCCGGAGAGCTTGCCACAGGAGCCACTGAAGGATTCTAGTGGGACAAAAAAGGCAAAGGGCAAACCATTTAGGACTCTGTTTCAGAGAGGACAGAGAGAGGGACGtggagatggtggtggtggtggtcatGGTAATAATTGTGAGGAAACAGCTATGAAATCTGCAAGAAAGCAATGGGGTTTTGATGGATTCATGAAATGGAATAAAGAAGATTCAGAGGATGAGACAGCTCCATTGCCTCTTAATGAAAGATCAGACAGCGAGGCCTACTCTAGGCCCTCCCATCTTGTGGTCAGCCCCTTAGGCGAAGGTCCTGACACAAAGCGAATAAAAAGGAAGCTGCACAAGGATGGTTCTCCATCTGATTTCTTCATTGATAAG GTTTTAGGGgacaagataaagaaagagcTATCACGAATTCAGACAGAGCTCTGCACCACAAATCCCAATCTTAAATTTTC GAATGATCAACTTGAAGCAATTTCGACCAAGCTTCCAGTCGACAGGGCTGAGCTGAAGAATTTCTTTCCCAA GTCATGGTGCGATCGATACGGTGATGTTGTTTTGGATGTGGTGAAAAAAGAATTCAAGGACCATGTTGGAGAGATGGAGAATTTGAGAAATGCAGCAAGAGAGAAGCAAAGCAGCAACTCAATGAGATGGACAACCTTCAATGACGACGATGAGAACTGTCATCCGAATCTCTTTGCTACTAATCAGGACTACTCTTCATTCCCTAAAAGTAACGCTACCCTGTATGATGGGAACAGGCTGAGATATGAACAAGACCAGAATCCTTTCTGGTCACCAGGGCATGGCTCATCTATTTTGGGTTAG